The DNA region GtttgattcattcattcacccCCTTCAGTTTATACATGTAATTTTGCAGCATTTTTAACCCCCCCCACAGCTTCAAACATATAATTACAGAACTACAATAAACAACATGTTTGCATTGTCAGAAAATTAAACGATCAAGTCTGTGTGAAAAGGCCAAAAAACTCATTATGGTGTTGTTTCATCTCACCTTTCAGAAAGAGTCCAAAAGCAAGAAGGCAGAATATAATAACTCCATGAAGCATTGTTCCTGCATGTTGTGGATCATAGTGTGGTGAGGTGCAGTTTGAATATGTGCGTCCCTTCGTTCTGATTGGTCCGTCAAGCACCTGACGTTGGAAGTAGGAGGAAACAGACATGTCTTCATATTGCGTAACAGAACTAAATAAAGCCATTCCTCGTGGGATTACAGTGCAGTTATTATGTACGTATATCAtgtatttagtttactgatgagGCATGTACTCTCTATCAGAAGACTTGTGTCTACattgttgaaaatgtgtttttattgtgtttattgtttttttttttggctcccaTGACTCACATGGAAATTATAAAGTGAGAGCTTTAATTTCACTTTGGAGTGTGACCCGCGGCGCCCTCCAAAGATTTTATCATGAAAAGGAAACGGTGTGGCTCAGAGTGTTACTAAGCTTTGGTCTTTATACATGTGATTTTAACCTGACAGAAAGCTTTAACACAGGCTGATCCACTGACACAAATGAGGTGACGTCCGTTTGAGCTCAGGAATCATCACAAACGCCTCTTTCTGAGGACCACAGAGCACATCCCACCTGAGTGCTGTCGTCACGGAAACCAGACAGCACAGCTGTAGTGTTGACAGTGACTGTACCGTCGGTGTTGTTCACACTGACGGTGTTGTAGAGAGAAACGTTGAGGTGTTGTAGTGAGACAGTCAGAGTTACAGTGGGAGCAGGTCGACCTGTGGCCGAACACGACACGACTGACTCTTCAGGAGAGTCCGACGCTCTGACATGAAGGAGCGGTTGGTGCAGCtctgtgggaaaaaaacaaacaccatcATGAAGATGTGGATACATGTCACTGAGTCAAGAAGTTCAAACTATAATGCTGTCAGGCTCTTACCAAAGATTCTGAGGCAGGTTCTGCCTGTCAGAGCTCCTCCAGGAAAGGTGCTGAACACACAGAGATAACAGCCCTCATCTTCTTCTGTTACATTCCTGATTGTGATGGAGTTGTTCTGCAGTTCAGCATCTTCAAATTCAATTTTATCTCTGAAGCCTGGATTCACTGTTTGACCAAAGTTTTTGTTGGAGGAGGCAACATTCCTCTCTTTATCGGGTAAGATTTTCTGCCACGTGACTTGA from Odontesthes bonariensis isolate fOdoBon6 chromosome 11, fOdoBon6.hap1, whole genome shotgun sequence includes:
- the LOC142391207 gene encoding LOW QUALITY PROTEIN: OX-2 membrane glycoprotein-like (The sequence of the model RefSeq protein was modified relative to this genomic sequence to represent the inferred CDS: inserted 2 bases in 1 codon), producing MVHGTFVCLLLVCGVIPNALAAVVQTQETVMAEVGGEAHLSCQLRESKEVLQVTWQKILPDKERNVASSNKNFGQTVNPGFRDKIEFEDAELQNNSITIRNVTEEDEGCYLCVFSTFPGGALTGRTCLRIFELHQPLLHVRASDSPEESVVSCSATGRPAPTVTLTVSLQHLNVSLYNTVSVNNTDGTVTVNTTAVLSGFRDDSTQVGCALXGPQKEAFVMIPELKRTSPHLCQWISLC